The following proteins are encoded in a genomic region of Pangasianodon hypophthalmus isolate fPanHyp1 chromosome 26, fPanHyp1.pri, whole genome shotgun sequence:
- the LOC113535483 gene encoding E3 ubiquitin/ISG15 ligase TRIM25-like isoform X1, which yields MAEAFIPVYQDQFSCPVCLDLLKDPVTTRCGHSYCKVCINGCWDQEVEKGVYSCPQCRDTFTPRPVLLRNNMLAEVVEKLKTEVQAASPAHCYAGPGDVECDFCTGRKYKAVKSCLICVASFCETHLKPHFELPDLKNHTLIEASSNLQEKICSQHNKLMEIYCRTDQTCICPLCMLENHKGHDAVSLSAESTEKQSKLKEEQLKFQQRIQEKQKKVQELKQAVNMIKSHAQTAVEDSKRIFTEMISFMEKKHSEVTELIRAQEKAEVSRAARLLEQLEQEITDLKRRVTELEQLSHTHDHIHFLQSFQSLCVYSGCEDSPSITVHQQLSFDGVRNSLSDLKKRFEEFCEEEFNKFPPHAAAVQKISPSEPTSREDFLKYFCYLTLDPNTANCKLCLSEKNRVVTCSVRKQWYSHHPDRFDSYRQVLCKESVCGRCYWEVEWVDSVHISVSYRKIRRKGEGKECRFGLNSQSWTLCCSSSSLSFYHSDIKTELSVPSSSRIGVYVDHSAGNLSFYGVSDKMRLIHRVHTTFTQPLYAGFGLYCKSTVRLCDQK from the exons ATGGCCGAAGCTTTTATCCCAGTATATCAGGAtcagttcagctgtccagtgtgtctggatctcctgaaggaTCCTGTGACAACTCGTTGTGGTCACAGTTactgtaaggtgtgtattaatggctgctgggatcaggaggTTGAGAAGGGAgtctacagctgtcctcagtgcagagacactTTCACTCCCAGGCCTGTTCTACTCAGaaacaacatgctggctgaagtggtggagaaactgaagactgaagtccaagctgcttctcctgctcactgttacgctggacctggagatgtggagtgtgatttctgcaccgGGAGAAAATATAAAGCTGTCAAGTCCTGTCTAATCTGTGTGGCTTCCTTTTGTGAAACTCACCTTAAACCTCATTTTGAACTTCCTGATTTGAAAAACCACACCTTAATCGAAGCATCCTCAAATCTccaagagaagatctgctctcaaCATAACAAACTGATggagatctactgtcgtactgacCAAACGTGCATTTGTCCTTTGTGCATGTTGGAGAATCACAAAGGCCATGACGCTGTATCACTTTCAGCAGAGAGCActgagaaacag AGTAAGCTAAAGGAGGAGCAGCTGAAATTccagcagagaatccaggagaagcagaagaaggtgcaggagctgaaacaggctgtgaacatGATTaag TCCCATGCtcagacagcagtggaggacagtaagaggatctttactgagaTGATCAGCTTCATGGAGAAAAAGCACTcggaggtgacggagctgatcagagctcaggagaaggctGAAGTGAGTCGAGCTGCacgactcctggagcaactggagcaggagatcaCTGATCTtaagaggagagtcactgagctggagcagctttcacacacacatgatcacatccacttcctccag agtttccagtctctctgtgtctattCCGGATGTGAGGATTCACCCAGCATCACTGTCCATCAACAgctctcatttgatggagtgaggaattcACTCTCAGACCTGAAAAAGCGATTCGAGGAATTCTGCGAGGAGGAATTCAACAAATTCCCTCCACATG ctgcagcagttcagaaGATTTCACCCTCAGAGCCAACGagcagagaagattttctgaaat atttctgttatctgactctggatcccaacACTGCAAACTGTAAACTCTGTCTATctgagaagaacagagtggTGACATGCAGTGTGAGAAAGCAGTGGTACTCTCATCATCCAGACAGATTCGACTCCTATAGgcaggtgttgtgtaaggagagtgtgtgtggacgctgttactgggaggtggagtgggTAGATAGTGTGCACATCTCAGTTTCATATAGAAAGAtcaggaggaaaggagagggtAAGGAGTGTCGATTTGGACTCAACAGTCAGTCCTGGACTCTGTGctgttcttcttcctctctctctttctatcacagtgacattaaaaCTGAGCTCAGCGTTCCATCttcctccagaataggagtgtatgtggatcacagtgcaggaaatCTGTCTTTCTACGGCGTCTCTGACAAGATGAGGCTcatccacagagtccacaccacattcactcagcctctatacgcTGGGTTTGGGCTTTACTGCAAATCAACTGTGAGGTTGTGTGACCAAAAATAA
- the LOC113535483 gene encoding E3 ubiquitin/ISG15 ligase TRIM25-like isoform X2 has protein sequence MAEAFIPVYQDQFSCPVCLDLLKDPVTTRCGHSYCKVCINGCWDQEVEKGVYSCPQCRDTFTPRPVLLRNNMLAEVVEKLKTEVQAASPAHCYAGPGDVECDFCTGRKYKAVKSCLICVASFCETHLKPHFELPDLKNHTLIEASSNLQEKICSQHNKLMEIYCRTDQTCICPLCMLENHKGHDAVSLSAESTEKQSKLKEEQLKFQQRIQEKQKKVQELKQAVNMIKTAVEDSKRIFTEMISFMEKKHSEVTELIRAQEKAEVSRAARLLEQLEQEITDLKRRVTELEQLSHTHDHIHFLQSFQSLCVYSGCEDSPSITVHQQLSFDGVRNSLSDLKKRFEEFCEEEFNKFPPHAAAVQKISPSEPTSREDFLKYFCYLTLDPNTANCKLCLSEKNRVVTCSVRKQWYSHHPDRFDSYRQVLCKESVCGRCYWEVEWVDSVHISVSYRKIRRKGEGKECRFGLNSQSWTLCCSSSSLSFYHSDIKTELSVPSSSRIGVYVDHSAGNLSFYGVSDKMRLIHRVHTTFTQPLYAGFGLYCKSTVRLCDQK, from the exons ATGGCCGAAGCTTTTATCCCAGTATATCAGGAtcagttcagctgtccagtgtgtctggatctcctgaaggaTCCTGTGACAACTCGTTGTGGTCACAGTTactgtaaggtgtgtattaatggctgctgggatcaggaggTTGAGAAGGGAgtctacagctgtcctcagtgcagagacactTTCACTCCCAGGCCTGTTCTACTCAGaaacaacatgctggctgaagtggtggagaaactgaagactgaagtccaagctgcttctcctgctcactgttacgctggacctggagatgtggagtgtgatttctgcaccgGGAGAAAATATAAAGCTGTCAAGTCCTGTCTAATCTGTGTGGCTTCCTTTTGTGAAACTCACCTTAAACCTCATTTTGAACTTCCTGATTTGAAAAACCACACCTTAATCGAAGCATCCTCAAATCTccaagagaagatctgctctcaaCATAACAAACTGATggagatctactgtcgtactgacCAAACGTGCATTTGTCCTTTGTGCATGTTGGAGAATCACAAAGGCCATGACGCTGTATCACTTTCAGCAGAGAGCActgagaaacag AGTAAGCTAAAGGAGGAGCAGCTGAAATTccagcagagaatccaggagaagcagaagaaggtgcaggagctgaaacaggctgtgaacatGATTaag acagcagtggaggacagtaagaggatctttactgagaTGATCAGCTTCATGGAGAAAAAGCACTcggaggtgacggagctgatcagagctcaggagaaggctGAAGTGAGTCGAGCTGCacgactcctggagcaactggagcaggagatcaCTGATCTtaagaggagagtcactgagctggagcagctttcacacacacatgatcacatccacttcctccag agtttccagtctctctgtgtctattCCGGATGTGAGGATTCACCCAGCATCACTGTCCATCAACAgctctcatttgatggagtgaggaattcACTCTCAGACCTGAAAAAGCGATTCGAGGAATTCTGCGAGGAGGAATTCAACAAATTCCCTCCACATG ctgcagcagttcagaaGATTTCACCCTCAGAGCCAACGagcagagaagattttctgaaat atttctgttatctgactctggatcccaacACTGCAAACTGTAAACTCTGTCTATctgagaagaacagagtggTGACATGCAGTGTGAGAAAGCAGTGGTACTCTCATCATCCAGACAGATTCGACTCCTATAGgcaggtgttgtgtaaggagagtgtgtgtggacgctgttactgggaggtggagtgggTAGATAGTGTGCACATCTCAGTTTCATATAGAAAGAtcaggaggaaaggagagggtAAGGAGTGTCGATTTGGACTCAACAGTCAGTCCTGGACTCTGTGctgttcttcttcctctctctctttctatcacagtgacattaaaaCTGAGCTCAGCGTTCCATCttcctccagaataggagtgtatgtggatcacagtgcaggaaatCTGTCTTTCTACGGCGTCTCTGACAAGATGAGGCTcatccacagagtccacaccacattcactcagcctctatacgcTGGGTTTGGGCTTTACTGCAAATCAACTGTGAGGTTGTGTGACCAAAAATAA